A single window of Gemmatimonadota bacterium DNA harbors:
- a CDS encoding RagB/SusD family nutrient uptake outer membrane protein has product MIGTQGTRRGRIARWTTAAAVVTCAGGIGACDSLLEVENPGAVEAADLENPALAQTIVNGALGQFECAYTSYVASTSLLADETINSSGWLNINGWGWRGLELETITGSCPTARNATGLGAYTPLQQAVYVTGEGRRLIESFPEAEVNGDKGEMLALLEIYGAFAHLLLGEGFCEMAIDQGPLLQPSDVVAMAEAKFSEGLSLADAAGASDLALLAQAGRARARLDLGDAAGAYADAAEIPEGFVWNAEYSTIDGVRENRVFNLNVPNRYVSANPDEYGTLLVEGQPDTRVVVENSGQAGHDGATVHWYQRKYTSAGSPIPMASWAEAKLVMAEARPSEAKMHIDELRGAQGLPALVLTGAETEADLLAIVLEERRRQLWLEGHRLNDMLRHGLAFPQGVNHKGQSYGPITCMPLPEQEKRANPNIPS; this is encoded by the coding sequence ATGATCGGAACGCAAGGAACCAGACGGGGCCGGATCGCGCGGTGGACGACGGCAGCCGCGGTCGTGACGTGTGCGGGCGGCATCGGCGCCTGTGACAGCCTGCTGGAGGTGGAGAATCCGGGCGCGGTCGAGGCCGCGGATCTCGAGAACCCGGCGCTGGCGCAGACCATCGTGAATGGAGCGCTGGGGCAGTTCGAGTGCGCCTACACCAGCTACGTGGCGTCGACCAGCCTGCTGGCCGACGAGACCATCAACTCGTCGGGATGGCTCAACATCAATGGCTGGGGTTGGCGGGGCTTGGAGCTGGAGACCATCACCGGAAGCTGTCCCACGGCCAGGAACGCGACGGGGTTGGGCGCCTACACGCCCCTGCAGCAAGCGGTCTACGTGACTGGAGAGGGCCGCCGCCTGATCGAGAGCTTCCCCGAGGCCGAGGTCAACGGGGACAAAGGCGAGATGCTCGCGCTTCTGGAGATCTACGGCGCGTTCGCCCATCTGCTGCTGGGCGAGGGCTTCTGCGAGATGGCCATCGACCAGGGACCGCTGCTGCAGCCCAGCGACGTCGTAGCCATGGCCGAGGCCAAGTTCAGCGAGGGCCTCTCCCTCGCGGACGCAGCAGGAGCGTCCGATCTCGCGCTGCTGGCCCAGGCGGGTCGGGCGCGGGCCCGGTTGGACCTGGGAGACGCAGCCGGGGCCTACGCCGATGCGGCGGAGATCCCGGAGGGCTTCGTGTGGAACGCGGAATACTCCACCATCGACGGGGTCCGCGAGAACCGGGTGTTCAATCTGAACGTTCCCAATCGCTACGTCTCGGCCAACCCGGACGAGTACGGCACGTTGCTCGTCGAGGGGCAGCCGGACACGCGCGTCGTGGTGGAGAACAGCGGACAGGCGGGACACGACGGCGCGACCGTCCACTGGTACCAGAGGAAGTACACGTCCGCGGGCTCGCCCATCCCCATGGCGTCCTGGGCGGAGGCCAAGCTCGTCATGGCCGAAGCGCGGCCGAGCGAAGCCAAGATGCATATCGACGAGCTTCGCGGCGCGCAGGGTCTTCCGGCCCTGGTGCTGACAGGCGCGGAGACCGAGGCTGACCTGCTGGCCATCGTCCTGGAGGAGCGTCGACGCCAGTTGTGGCTCGAGGGGCATCGGCTGAACGACATGCTCCGCCACGGTCTGGCGTTTCCGCAGGGCGTGAACCACAAGGGGCAGTCCTACGGCCCCATCACGTGCATGCCGCTTCCCGAGCAGGAGAAGCGGGCCAATCCCAACATCCCGTCCTGA